In the genome of Streptomyces collinus, one region contains:
- a CDS encoding ThuA domain-containing protein encodes MGGPAGRLDAVLVCGGRWHDFDLARLRLLELLGEHPRVRTTVYQDYDCVAALDRADLLVTYTCDVRPRPAQRAALARFVERGGRWLALHGTNAVIEPSTGGGPRVFTTPRLLGELAEVLGSQFLAHPPIEPYEVRVTRPDHPLVAGIGPFTVTDELYVCELHGELEVLLHAEYTGPCRGFAEGYTAALNRAPRPVLYLKRHGLGEVCYFTLGHCRGRYDMQDLGVDDTGRVDVGPWETPEFLTVLGRCVERTVGARSPAR; translated from the coding sequence GTGGGTGGCCCGGCCGGCCGCCTGGACGCCGTACTGGTCTGCGGCGGCCGCTGGCACGACTTCGACCTCGCGCGACTGCGGCTGCTGGAGCTGCTCGGCGAGCATCCCCGGGTGCGCACCACGGTGTACCAGGACTACGACTGCGTGGCCGCGCTCGACAGGGCCGACCTGCTGGTCACCTACACCTGCGACGTCCGGCCCCGCCCGGCGCAACGGGCCGCGCTGGCACGGTTCGTCGAGCGGGGCGGGCGCTGGCTCGCCCTGCACGGCACCAACGCGGTGATCGAGCCGTCGACCGGTGGCGGGCCGCGGGTGTTCACGACTCCACGGCTCCTCGGGGAACTGGCGGAGGTGCTCGGCAGCCAGTTCCTGGCTCACCCGCCGATCGAGCCGTACGAAGTGCGGGTGACCCGGCCCGACCATCCGCTGGTCGCCGGGATCGGGCCGTTCACGGTCACCGACGAGCTGTACGTGTGCGAGCTGCACGGGGAGCTGGAGGTACTGCTGCACGCCGAGTACACGGGGCCGTGCCGCGGTTTCGCCGAGGGCTACACGGCGGCCCTCAACCGTGCGCCCCGGCCGGTGCTGTACCTCAAGCGGCACGGCCTCGGCGAAGTCTGCTACTTCACCCTCGGCCACTGCCGGGGCCGGTACGACATGCAGGACCTCGGCGTGGACGACACCGGACGCGTGGACGTGGGGCCCTGGGAGACACCGGAGTTCCTGACGGTGCTCGGGCGCTGTGTGGAGCGGACGGTGGGCGCGCGAAGCCCGGCTCGGTGA
- a CDS encoding SDR family NAD(P)-dependent oxidoreductase yields MDLGLTGAKALVTGASRGIGRAIAGTLAAEGCALALCARGEEGLAKAAAELRGEGATVFAEPVDVTDPAALARFVERAAGELDGLDLLVSNVSAGNVKGPESWEASLRGDLIPFAGLVEAALPHLEASDRAAVVAIGTTNASDTARPAGANSYSALKAAVVQHASALAHALAPKGIRVNTVSPGPIDFPGGAWETIRASRPEVYEEVLAKLPIGRYGTAEDVAAAVAFLLGRTGSFCVGVNLVVDGGLLTRVQY; encoded by the coding sequence ATGGATCTGGGACTGACAGGCGCGAAGGCGCTGGTGACCGGCGCGAGCCGGGGCATCGGCCGCGCGATCGCCGGAACCCTCGCGGCCGAGGGCTGCGCACTGGCCCTGTGCGCCCGGGGCGAGGAAGGACTGGCCAAGGCGGCCGCCGAACTGCGCGGCGAGGGGGCCACGGTGTTCGCGGAGCCGGTCGACGTCACCGACCCGGCCGCCCTCGCGCGCTTCGTGGAGCGGGCGGCCGGTGAACTCGACGGCCTGGACCTGCTGGTGTCCAACGTGTCGGCGGGCAACGTGAAGGGCCCCGAGTCCTGGGAGGCCAGCCTGCGCGGCGACCTGATCCCGTTCGCGGGACTCGTCGAGGCGGCCCTGCCGCACCTGGAGGCCTCCGACCGGGCCGCCGTCGTGGCCATCGGCACCACCAACGCCTCCGACACCGCACGCCCGGCCGGAGCGAACTCCTACTCCGCGCTCAAGGCGGCCGTCGTCCAGCACGCCTCGGCCCTCGCCCATGCCCTCGCGCCGAAGGGCATCCGCGTCAACACCGTCTCACCCGGCCCGATCGACTTCCCCGGCGGCGCCTGGGAGACCATCCGCGCCAGCCGCCCCGAGGTGTACGAGGAGGTACTCGCCAAGCTGCCCATCGGCCGCTACGGCACCGCCGAGGACGTGGCCGCCGCGGTGGCGTTCCTGCTCGGACGGACCGGCTCCTTCTGTGTCGGGGTCAACCTCGTGGTGGACGGCGGGCTGCTCACCCGCGTCCAGTACTGA
- a CDS encoding DUF4328 domain-containing protein, producing the protein MSASNELRPRRMLPSGTPRSARGLLAAASAALAIVALSDLFAVFAGARIYLLIDEDHGFAAAPRQGLDAAYSLYQTAGNAQGIVYLPCAVLFVAWFFWTRRNTGLLAPDRFHKGPGWAIGGWLIPLANFWLPYRIAVDMWGAATPLPAEGEPYRASIWPVNLWWGLLVSSTLFDWYAASRYKSAETLTEIRAAVMQYMAADALHIAAAVAAVYFAVRLTSMHWLKATASSPYSE; encoded by the coding sequence ATGTCTGCATCCAATGAACTCCGTCCGCGTCGCATGCTGCCGAGCGGAACACCACGCTCGGCGCGCGGACTGCTGGCCGCGGCGTCGGCGGCGCTCGCGATCGTCGCCCTCAGCGATCTCTTCGCCGTCTTCGCCGGAGCCCGGATCTACCTGCTCATCGACGAGGACCATGGATTTGCCGCCGCTCCCCGGCAAGGGCTGGACGCCGCCTACTCGCTGTACCAGACAGCCGGCAACGCTCAAGGCATCGTGTACCTTCCCTGCGCGGTCCTCTTCGTCGCCTGGTTCTTCTGGACGCGACGCAACACCGGGCTCCTGGCACCCGATCGGTTCCATAAGGGTCCGGGCTGGGCGATCGGCGGCTGGCTCATCCCACTGGCGAACTTCTGGCTGCCGTACCGCATCGCCGTCGACATGTGGGGTGCCGCGACACCCCTGCCTGCCGAGGGAGAGCCGTACCGGGCATCGATCTGGCCCGTGAACCTGTGGTGGGGACTGCTCGTGTCCAGCACGCTGTTCGACTGGTACGCCGCGTCGCGATACAAGAGCGCCGAGACCCTCACGGAGATTCGAGCCGCGGTGATGCAGTACATGGCAGCGGACGCCCTGCACATCGCCGCTGCCGTGGCCGCGGTGTACTTCGCCGTCCGCCTGACGTCCATGCACTGGC